The proteins below come from a single Triticum aestivum cultivar Chinese Spring chromosome 5D, IWGSC CS RefSeq v2.1, whole genome shotgun sequence genomic window:
- the LOC123123077 gene encoding protein PELPK1-like: MASNASMLVMTMACALLLVGSTCHAARNLADTTPAAAAPAASAVPGLPAVPTDTVTLMPPMPSVTLPTVPQVTLPPMPSIVVPKAVLPPMPKVTLPTMLQVTMAPMPAIVVPKVALPPLLFVPNVNVPMPFAAVLSSCPRAIGPRSCEIGARSLSGHDIHFPTCKLCVLYAMYQLRVVPLYVFRVFPAYNFLFTVSYSPFVWN; the protein is encoded by the coding sequence ATGGCTTCCAACGCGAGCATGTTGGTCATGACCATGGCGTGCGCGCTCCTCCTTGTCGGCAGCACATGCCACGCTGCCCGCAACCTGGCCGACACGACGCCGGCGGCTGCAGCTCCGGCTGCTAGCGCCGTCCCTGGCCTGCCAGCCGTGCCCACGGACACGGTCACCCTGATGCCACCAATGCCGTCGGTCACCCTGCCCACCGTGCCGCAGGTGACGCTGCCGCCCATGCCCTCCATCGTCGTGCCCAAGGCGGTCCTGCCGCCCATGCCCAAGGTCACCCTCCCCACCATGCTGCAGGTGACGATGGCGCCGATGCCCGCGATTGTCGTGCCTAAGGTGGCGCTGCCGCCGTTGCTGTTCGTCCCGAATGTGAACGTGCCTATGCCGTTCGCGGCCGTGCTCTCGTCCTGTCCACGCGCGATAGGGCCCCGTTCATGTGAGATTGGGGCCAGGTCACTCAGTGGACACGACATACATTTTCCTACATGCAAGCTTTGTGTTTTATATGCGATGTATCAGTTGAGGGTTGTCCCATTGTATGTATTTCGTGTTTTTCCTGCATACAATTTTCTATTTACAGTAAGTTATTCTCCTTTTGTTTGGAATTAG